The following is a genomic window from Cryptococcus neoformans var. neoformans B-3501A chromosome 12, whole genome shotgun sequence.
AGATTCAAAGAAGCAAACGAAGCTGATGCGCGGAATGGAGCACCTTCTAGATGGGCACCGGGAGATATAACTCCCTTTCCATTGGCATCACTCTCTGGTTCCTCTCCGCTTACAACCAGCGGGCCTTCCTTCAGCCCAATTCAAAACTCACCTCGTCAAAAACGTTCTTCAATCCTCTCTGAGTCAACGCCGAACATTCCACATACTTCACGGCTCCCAACTCTCTCGCCAACCTTTCTCCCATGTCCTGTGTAATCggcttcatcctctgccttcCCAACTTCTCCGTCTGAGCAGGGTCGTCCCTCAAATCCACCTGGGTACCGACAATAAGTGCGGGAACGCCGGGGCAATGGTGGGCGATTTCGGGGAACCATTTTTCGCGGACGTTTTCGAAAGACGCGGGAGATGTTACAGAGAAGCAAACGAGGAAGACATCAGTTTGGGGGTATGAGAGAGGACGGAGACGGTCATAATCTTCTTGACCGGCAGTATCAA
Proteins encoded in this region:
- a CDS encoding hypothetical protein (HMMPfam hit to Ras, Ras family, score: 277.8, E(): 1.7e-80), yielding MQTIKCVVVGDGAVGKTCLLISYTTNKFPSEYVPTVFDNYAVSVTIGDDPYTLGLFDTAGQEDYDRLRPLSYPQTDVFLVCFSVTSPASFENVREKWFPEIAHHCPGVPALIVGTQVDLRDDPAQTEKLGRQRMKPITQDMGERLARELGAVKYVECSALTQRGLKNVFDEAIVAALEPPMATKKKSKKCLIL